ATGCTGCGTGTCCTTTTTCCCACGCTATCCATGGCATAGTCCGAAACCTCATGCTGCCGCCCGGAGATCGTCCTTGAAAGACATGGCCACAACGGAGGACTACGAGCTCCTGGGCCTGAACAAGGAAAGCACCGGTTCCGCCGAGGCCGCCAATGCCTACGAAAGGATGAAAGCTCTTTACTCACCGAGTTCGCTGGCCACCTACTCTCTCATGACTGAAGAGGAGCGGGAGGAGACGCTTCAGAAGATCGAAAGGGCCTATCTCCACATCTCACGTGATATCTCCCGCAGTGAGTCCCTCCCGCTATTCGAGCCGCCGTCCAGAGTTGTCATCAGGTCGGATACGGGTGAGGAGTTTCCTGTAGACGCCATCGGAAGCTACATCCGCAGGCGCCGTGAGGATATGGGCCTGACCCTGAAGGATATTTCCAGAATTACGCGGATCCGTTCGACCTATCTGGAGAGCATCGAGAGGGAAGCCTACGATCTCCTGCCTGCGCCGGTTTATCTGAGAGGTTTTCTCATCGAGTTCAGCAAGGCCCTCGATTTCCCCGATCCGGAGGACCTTGCCTCACGCTATCTGGCGTGTTTCAAGGAAAGGACGGACGATAAGTGAAGCTGCTAGCCATCATCATATTGACCCTGATTCCATCCGTGTGCAGCGCATACGTCCCACCTGCCGCTGACCTGATTGAAAGGATGTCATCCCACTTCCAGAGGGTCAAAACTGTCCAGGTTTCAGTTGCTCTGGAGGACGTTGAAGGGCACCTCCTGCAGGATAAGCTTGTCACCGTTCCCATGAGGCCGGGTGACGAACCGGTAGGCCGGCATACCGCGCTGCTTGCGGGCTATCTTCCATTCCCGTTCCTCACAGCCGGCGCCCGGGACCTGCAATCCATTCTTCCTTCACTTTTTGCCGGGGATTCAAATGTCAACTATGTCAGGCTCGATGGCACAATCTGCTACCTGGTGGAGGGCAGAGGCACACGCCTCTGGATCAGGAAGAAGGATCTTTATCCGCTGCGTGCCGAGGTCCTCATGGAGACCGGGAGGTGGGTCACATGCCTGTACCTGAATCCTGTTCTGCTGACAAAAGGTATGAGCTACCCTTCCAGGACGGCGGTCAGAATCGACGGAAACCTTGAATATATCGAACGTCTTTCCTCGTCCAAACCGGATGCTCCGTCCCGATGAAAGCCCGGTTTGTCCGGGTTGCCGTCCCACGTCCTGTTGATGATACCTTCTACTATCGAATCCCGGACCACCTTGAGGATTGCATTCAGCCCGGCGCGGTGGTGCTGGCGCCTTTCGGGAAAAGGACTATCACCTGCGTTGTGGTGGACCTGGCGGACAGCTCCCCTGTAAAGGCCCGCAGCCTGCTGGCCCTGACCGGCGCCCCCTCCCTGGATCCGGGACTTCTTGAACTGGCACGGTGGACGGCGGGGTACTATCATTCTCCGTTGGGCCTTATCCTCAGGATGTTTCTACCGCCCCAAGAGCGCAATCGTGGCGCAAAATTCCGCCTCACTACCGTGGGAAAAGAGGTCCGTGAACGCCATGAAGAAGGCCCTTTTGATCGGCTCCTGGAGCTGCTTTCCAGGGGGCCAAGGACATCTACCTACCTGGATGACAGGACCGACACCGGAAAGATCGATGAGGCCATTGAAATCGGTCTCATTGAGACAGTCCTGCCTTCCGCAACAGGGCCGCCCGGAGGTGTGCCGGCGCTCAGACGCATCCGTGTCGAACAGAAGGTCCTGGAACTGACCCCCCATCAGTCTAAGGCCCTGAAGGGCATCCTGGAATCCATCGACGAGGCCGGATTCAGCGTCACCCTCCTGCATGGCATCACCGGGTCCGGAAAAACAGAGGTCTATCTCAGGGCCGCCCGAAAGCTGCTCGATAGTGGGCGGGGGGTCCTCCTGCTTGTGCCGGAGATCGCCCTGACCCCTCTTCTCACCGCCCGCCTGGACACCATGGCCCCGGGCAAGGTTGCCGTTTTTCACAGCGGCGTTCCGGATGGGGAAAGAAGAAATGCGTGGGAGGCGCTGGCTTCCGGCCGAGCCAGGCTGGCCGTTGGCGTGCGCTCGGGTGTTTTCGCCCCAGTCCCCGACCTGGGCCTCATCATTGTGGACGAGGAGCACGATTCATCCTATCGTCAGGAAGAAGCCCCGAGCTACAATGCAAGAGATGTGGCCGTCAAAAGGGGCCAGCTGGAGGGCATTCCGGTTATCCTTGGTTCCGCAACTCCGTCGCTCGAATCGTACCGAAACGCCGAAACCGGACGATACCGCCTCGCTGTTCTCCCCGATAGAGCCACTGCTTCTGAAAATCCCGGCATCGAGTTGGTCAACATGGCGGACCCCAAGTTGGACCGTTCGGCTCATCCCTTTCTTTCGGCAAAACTGCTCTCAGAGCTTCAGGACACGGTGAAGCGTGGGGAGCAGTCGATCATCTTCCTGAATCGTCGCGGCTTTGCGCCATTCCTCCTTTGTCCTGAGTGCAACTTTACCCTGGCCTGCCCCAACTGCAGCGTTACCCTCACCTACCATCGCTCCAGGGGAATGCTATGCCACTATTGCGGTCACGTTCAGGCCCCTCTGTCTATCTGCCCATCGTGCGGAGGAAAGCGGGTTGCCCCCGTAGGGACCGGAACACAGCGGATAGAGGAGGTCCTCCAGTCTATTTTACCGGATGCCGTAGTCGAACGGCTGGACAGGGATAAAATGGAAAAACGGGGCACCCTGGAGGATATTTTCAGGCGCATGGACAGTGGTGAGATCCAGGTCCTGGTGGGGACACAGATCCTGGCAAAGGGCCACGATTTTCCCGGGGTAACGCTTGTGGGCATCCTCAACGCCGAACAGGCTCTGGATTTTCCGGATTTCAGGGCAGCGGAAAGGACCTTCCAGCTCATCACCCAGGTTTCAGGACGATCCGGAAGGGGCGGCACAAGGGGCAGGGTCATCGTGCAGTCCTACTCCCCGAAACATTACGCCGTTGTAGCGGCCCTGGACCAGGACTATAGCGTCTTTTACAGGACCGAGATTGCCATAAGGAAGGAGTTCGGCTATCCGCCATTTAAGCGGATGGGTCGGATTATTCTGGACGGGATCTCTGAAAAGAAGGTGGCGGCGGCCATTGGTGAACTCGTCTCCAGCATTCCGCAGGCGGACGGTATACGCATCCTTGGTCCGTCTCCAGCCCCCCTTCCCAAGATCCAAAACCGGCATCGATGGCATTTTCTTCTTCTCGCCGACAGCCACCGGCACCTCTCCGCTGCCCTGAAAAAAACAGGGGCCTTTCGCTTTCCGGGGATAAGAATCCATGTGAGGGTGGACCCCTACAATATGATGTAGGTCACCCGCGGCCCGTCTACTCCCTGAAAAACCCCTTGCACTCAGGACACATCCTGCCCGGTCTGCCGCCCAATCCGATGCGCTGACTCTTCCCCATATGGACCAGCCTTCTACTGACATCATAGCATCTTCGGCAATGGGGTTCAGTATCTCCCTCCAGAAAGGCGTAGGGGCCCATAAAGGAAAGCTTTCCCGGGAGATCCTTATCCTTTTTCAATCGATCGATCTCGCCGAGCAACCTGATGGAATCCTCCTGCAGTTCAATGATCATCCGCTGAAGTTCCATGACCGCTTCGCTGATCTCCGGCACATTGTTCTTTCCCCCGACATCTTTCAAAATCTTGAGTTGGGCAAGGATCCCACTCCATTCCACCGTCATCTTGCGCTCCTTTCATCACTCATGATCATCCGCCTTCGCTCTCGGAGCATCTGTAAAACTTTGGTTGGCAAGCCTCAAACCTCAAACCTCAAACCTCAAACCAGGATGATACCACCCGCCGGGAAGCCCGGTCAAACTTTCAGATCGTTCCCGAGAACATTGACTTGCCCGTCAGGTGGGTTAAGATACCCGTACGGAGGTTACCAATGGCGATATTGCCCATCAGGACGTTTCCGGACCCTGTCCTCCGGAATATCTGTTCAAAGGCCGAACCGGCGACAGATTTTATCCGGAAACTCGCCGGCGACCTGCTCGAAACCATGTACAACGCTCCCGGTATCGGGCTGGCCGCTCCACAGGTTGGCGAATGCGTACGGATGGTGGTTCTGGACATCACCGGCTCAACCGGCGATGAGGTCCCCTATTTCCTTCTCAACCCTGAAATTGTCCATTCCGAGGGCTCCATCTCCTTTGAGGAAGGCTGTCTCAGCTTCCCTGAGCTTTCTGTGGAGATCGACAGGGCCAATACAGTGCGGGTCATCTTTCAGGATCTGGAGGGAACGCCCGTGACCCTGGAGGCCGATGGGCTTCTCGCTGTGGCTATCCAGCATGAGCTTGACCACCTCGAGGGACGCGTTATCATGGATTACGCATCGCCTGTCAGGCGTGATCTTTACCGGAGAAAGGTCCGGAAGATTCTGGCCCAGGAGGCCTGATGCGCCTTCTGTTCATGGGCAGCCCCGGGCTTGCCGTCCCTGCGCTGGAGGCGACCTTCGCTTCCGGAGACCTTGTGGGCGTTGTAACCCAGCCCCCTCGAAAAAAAGGGCGGGGATTAAAAGTAGTATCTTCTCCCGTGGCCTTGAGGGCGCTGCAGTTGGGTTTTGAACCTGTGACCCCCTCAAGCGTCAGGGATAAAAATTTTCAGGCATTCCTCCTCGATCTTCATCCGGACCTTGTTGTGGTCATGGCCTACGGGAAAATACTTCCCCCCGAGGTCCTTGCAATCCCCCGCCTGGGATGTATCAACATACACACCTCCCTTCTTCCCGAACTCCGGGGAGCCGCGCCCATCCAATGGGCCATTGCCAGGGGATATACTGCCACCGGAGTCACTCTCATGCAGATGGACGAGGGGATGGATACCGGACCGATCCTCCTGCAGAAGAATGTGGAGATAGGACCGAATGAGACATCCGAACAGCTGGGGAAACGCCTTGCCTGCCTGGCCGCGGAAACCCTGCTCGAAGGAATCCCCGCCCTGGCAGGGGGTGAACTGCGCCCTGAGCCGCAGGATGACAGCCGCGCCACCTACGCACCAATGTTGACCAGGAAGGACGGGAGGATCAATTGGTCCATGGATTCAAGGACGATCGCCGCCCGTATGCGGGGCTTTTTCCCGTGGCCCGGAGCCTTTACCACCAGGGCCGGCAGGAGGCTTCGTGTCACCGCGGCTGTCCCCATGGCCGGTAAGGGATCCCCACCCGGGACGATCATGCGCACCGGGGAGGACGGAATCGAAATCGCCTGCGGTACTGGGTCGCTGATGGTCTCCCGGCTGTGTCCCGAGGGCAAACGGGAAATGGGCGCGACCGAATTCATTTCCGGATACCGCCCAATGCCCGGAGAGAGGCTGGGCGGGTGATGCAGACCGTCGACAGGGAGGAATGCTCCTGATGGCAAAGGCCAAAAAACGCCTCTTCATGAGTCTGCTTCTTGGTCTCGAACTGGTTATCGCTGTGGGCCTTTTCGTTCTCTGGTACCTCCCGTACCAGGGGTTTGAGACCCTGGGGTCGAACCTTCCTGTTCTCGTCGGATGGTTCTTCATCGGCCTTCTGAGCCTTTTCAGCCTGGGGATTATTCTCATCGTTCTGACAATTCTTCGCGGCCGTGTGCTGCCTGGCACAAGATGGATGCGCGGGATACTCATCCGTTATATGCTGCCCGTCATTACGGTGGTC
Above is a window of bacterium BMS3Abin14 DNA encoding:
- the priA gene encoding primosomal protein N', whose product is MKARFVRVAVPRPVDDTFYYRIPDHLEDCIQPGAVVLAPFGKRTITCVVVDLADSSPVKARSLLALTGAPSLDPGLLELARWTAGYYHSPLGLILRMFLPPQERNRGAKFRLTTVGKEVRERHEEGPFDRLLELLSRGPRTSTYLDDRTDTGKIDEAIEIGLIETVLPSATGPPGGVPALRRIRVEQKVLELTPHQSKALKGILESIDEAGFSVTLLHGITGSGKTEVYLRAARKLLDSGRGVLLLVPEIALTPLLTARLDTMAPGKVAVFHSGVPDGERRNAWEALASGRARLAVGVRSGVFAPVPDLGLIIVDEEHDSSYRQEEAPSYNARDVAVKRGQLEGIPVILGSATPSLESYRNAETGRYRLAVLPDRATASENPGIELVNMADPKLDRSAHPFLSAKLLSELQDTVKRGEQSIIFLNRRGFAPFLLCPECNFTLACPNCSVTLTYHRSRGMLCHYCGHVQAPLSICPSCGGKRVAPVGTGTQRIEEVLQSILPDAVVERLDRDKMEKRGTLEDIFRRMDSGEIQVLVGTQILAKGHDFPGVTLVGILNAEQALDFPDFRAAERTFQLITQVSGRSGRGGTRGRVIVQSYSPKHYAVVAALDQDYSVFYRTEIAIRKEFGYPPFKRMGRIILDGISEKKVAAAIGELVSSIPQADGIRILGPSPAPLPKIQNRHRWHFLLLADSHRHLSAALKKTGAFRFPGIRIHVRVDPYNMM
- the def gene encoding peptide deformylase, with protein sequence MAILPIRTFPDPVLRNICSKAEPATDFIRKLAGDLLETMYNAPGIGLAAPQVGECVRMVVLDITGSTGDEVPYFLLNPEIVHSEGSISFEEGCLSFPELSVEIDRANTVRVIFQDLEGTPVTLEADGLLAVAIQHELDHLEGRVIMDYASPVRRDLYRRKVRKILAQEA
- the fmt gene encoding methionyl-tRNA formyltransferase, whose product is MRLLFMGSPGLAVPALEATFASGDLVGVVTQPPRKKGRGLKVVSSPVALRALQLGFEPVTPSSVRDKNFQAFLLDLHPDLVVVMAYGKILPPEVLAIPRLGCINIHTSLLPELRGAAPIQWAIARGYTATGVTLMQMDEGMDTGPILLQKNVEIGPNETSEQLGKRLACLAAETLLEGIPALAGGELRPEPQDDSRATYAPMLTRKDGRINWSMDSRTIAARMRGFFPWPGAFTTRAGRRLRVTAAVPMAGKGSPPGTIMRTGEDGIEIACGTGSLMVSRLCPEGKREMGATEFISGYRPMPGERLGG